A genome region from Anastrepha ludens isolate Willacy chromosome 3, idAnaLude1.1, whole genome shotgun sequence includes the following:
- the LOC128859049 gene encoding protein new-glue 1-like has translation MRLLFLCVLLACVALPFQEANGADTTTITADTTTTTTTTAATTTTTAATTTTDKSKVKCTRSCTHTYNPVCGTYNGRKRTFENRCIFRAIRRCARRRGTLSTLGIRFLHTGRCP, from the exons ATGCGTCTTCTGTTCCTGTGTGTCCTTTTAGCCTGTGTGGCCTTGCCCTTCCAAGAGGCAAACGgcgctgatacaacaacaatcaCAGCAGACACAACAACTACCACAACTACaacggcagcaacaacaaccactacagcagcgacaacaacaactgaCAAATCTAAAGTGAAATGTACCCGCTCGTGCACTCACACCTACAATCCAGTTTGCGGTACATACAACGGCAGGAAACGTACTTTCGAAAATCGCTGCATATTTAGAGCAATTAGGCGTTGTGCCCGCAGGCGGGGTACTTTGA GCACTCTCGGCATCCGATTCTTACATACAGGTAGATGCCCATGA